The Helicobacter fennelliae nucleotide sequence AAGCAATATAGCCAATCAAGATACGCCTTTTTATCGCCCAAGAGATATTGAATTCACTCAGACATTAGCCACGCAAGAAGCCGAGATTCTCGATCATAAAGCTCCACAAATCCTCCAAATGGCACAAACAAGTAGCAAGCACCTTAGCCTAGAAAATAGTAGCGTTTCTAAATCTGTATATAAACCAGATTTATTCTTTCGAGATGGGCATTTGGCTAGAAATGACGGCAATAGCGTTGATTTGGATATTGAGACAACAGAGCTTGGCAAAAACTCTGTCGTGTATCAAGCACTCACAACAGCACTCAAAAAGCACAAAGGGCTTTTAAATTACGCGATTGAAGCCGGAAAAAATATTTAAAGGGTAGATTATGAATTTTTTTAACTCATTTGATATTAGCGGATATGGCTTATCAGCCCAACGCATTCGAGCAAATCTCATCTCTGCAAATATCGCTAATGCAAATACAACAAGAACCGATGAGGGCGGACCTTATAGAAGACAGATGATTTCTTTTCGGGCATTTGATTTTAATAAACTTTTGAATGAAAAATTGGGTAAAAACTCCAATAATACAGAATATGAAGACCCATTGAATGAGGGAGATTTGGGCGAGTTACCAAAACCTGCTATAATGGGCGTTTATGTCGATAAAATCATTCGAGACGATAGACAGCCATTGATGAAGTATGAGCCAAGCCACCCAGATGCAAACTCTGAAGGTTATGTCGCTTATCCAAATATCAATCCAGTTGTCGAAATGGCTGATTTGATTGAAGCGACACGGGCATATCAAGCAAATGTCGCAGCATTTCAAAGCGCAAAAAATATGGCAAGCAATGCGATTTTGATGATGCAAGCGTAATGATTTGCGACAATTAAGATTAATGATTACAAATAAGGGTTTTTATGGAAGAGATTAAAAACATTGGATTAGCTCCAAATCTTAGCACACATTCTAAAACTTCTCACATCTCTACACAAAGCAAAGATAGTGGAGAATTTAGCAAAATGCTTAAAAAATCTATCGATGAGCTCAATCAAGTGCAAGAGACATCAGATAGAGCATTAGCAGATATGGCAAGCGGACAGCTCAAAGATTTACATCAAGCAGCTATTGCAATCGGCAAGGCTGAAACAAGTATGAAGCTTATGCTTGAAGTGCGCAATAAGGCACTTAGCGCATATAAAGAAATCCTAAGGACTCAAGTTTAGCTTGTGATTGAATGGACGACAAAATCAATAAATCACAATGTATTTTAATTATTTTTGCTTTTTTATGCCTAGCACTTTTGATTTTCATCATAGTTTTGTATTTCAAAATCATTCTTCCTCGCAAAATGCCAACTCTTATAATCCAAAAAAACGATGTCGCAGTGCGTGGAAGTGTTTTAACACAAGATAATTATTCCCTCGCTCGAAGCAAAAAGCTCTACAAACTCGGCTTTAATCCACGATCGATTGATCCTGATAAAAAAGAGCTTTTTGTAAAACTTTTGAGTATTTATAGCGACATTCCAGAATCCACCATACAAGAAGCCCTCAAACAGCCTAAATATAGGATTCTCTCCTATGCCATAAGCCCCAACACAGCTGCAAATCTCAAAACACTCAACGCAAAACTTTTGACATATAATGTCTTTCAAGATTATGAAGATGAAAGTGGCAAGCTTATCCAAAAAATGGGCTTAAGCGTCGAAGTGAGCGGGGTTGATAGAGAATACCCATACGAGAATCTCTTAGAGCCAATTGTCGGCTACACACAAAAAGATCAAAATGGCGATATGACAATCCCAAAGGGCGTAGGAGGCATAGAGAAATTCCAAGAAACAACGCTTAGAGCCATAAGCGATGGCTTCATAACCGGCAAGCGCGACATCGGCTTTAATGTCATCTACAACAAAATCTCCCAAAGTCAAAAACGGCTTGATGGATTTGATGTGCGTTTGGGTATCTCTTTGAGGCTTCAGCAGCAAATCGAGGAGATTTTAGATTCTGTGTTCCAGCAATATCAATCCGAAGAGATCATCGCAGGAATCCTTAACCCAACCAACGGGCAGATTCTAGCCCTTGCTACAACAAATAGATTTAACCCCAAAGCCATAAAAAAAGAGCAATACCCCAATCTCAACATTAAAGCCATAGAATCTTTTGAGCCCGGAAGCACGATAAAACCTCTTGTGTATTCACTACTCATCGAAAAAAAGCTCATCAATCCTTTGGCGCATATTGATCTTAATAATGGCTACTATCGCGTCGGAAAATATATGATTAGAGATGATGTGATTATGCCTAAAAACCCTACGATTGAAGATGTGCTTTTGCGCTCAAGCAATGTCGGAATGGTCAAACTCTCCATGCTTTTGAGCGGAAAGGAATTTTATGATGGCTTGCGAGATTTTGGATTAGCACAACTCACAGGCATTGATTTGCCCTATGAAAAAGATGGCATAATCCCATCTATCCGAGAATTAAGCCAAGAATCCTCCGCAGCTAAAGCCTCCGCTTCGTATGGATACAAAATCCGCGTTACATTTATGCAGCTTTTGCGCTCTTATGGGGTATTTTTAAATGGCGGTTTTTTGGTTACGCCACACATTACGCAAAACTTCATCGCACCTGATGGGCAAATCTATGTCCCGACACTTCCGCAGCCAAAGCAAGTGCTATCAAGCTTGAGTGCCAAAAAAATAGAGGAATTGCTCGTGCGTATTGTAGAAAATGGCACAGGTAAGGCAGCCAAAGTAGAAGGCATTATAGTCGGTGGCAAAACAGGCACCGCAAGAGTGGCGACGACAAGCGGTTATGGCGAAACTTACACTGGTTCATTTTTTGGGTTTGCTAAAGATAGAGAGAATACATATATAATCGGTGTTGTCGCATTTGGCTCTCACGGAAAGCATTATTATGGCGGGCAGACGGCTGCGCCTATTTTTAAGCATATTGTAGAAGCAATGGTTACACAAGGCTATCTAAAATTACAAAAGGATAAAAAATGAGAAAAACATTACCATTAGGAATTTTTATTTTGGCATTAGGATTTGTGGGATTGGGGCATTTGTATGCTGATAATGCCGCAATCACTGAGGTTTTTAAATCGCGCGGATATGATGTGAAAATTATCAGCACTCAAGATTCTGGGCTCAAAGATTTTGAGTTTGTGATTGTTGCGCAGGAGAATTTCTGGATTCCATTCCTAGCAAGTCAGAGCAAAAAAGTCCTCATCGGCGTAACGCCTGATACGATTTTGAGCGAGGATAGTGGGTTTTCAAAACATCTCACAGAGACGATACAAAAAGTGCGCGACCACAATCAAACAATCACAGATAATGCCGTTGTGGCTATATTTGAGAAATACAAAATAAATGTCGTGCATTTTGCGGGCAAAAATGCAAAATCTGAATATCTTGTTTTGGATATAAATTGTCCGCATTGCCAAACAGAAATCACCCAAAATTTTGCAAAACGACTCAAAAGTGGCGCGAATGTTTATGTGCTAGTTGCGGGCGTTTTGGGTATGGATTCTGCCAAAAAAGCGGCGACTTTTTATCAAGAGATAGAATCCAAAAAAAGCGACAAAGAAAAACAAGACTATATCAATGAGGTGTTTTCAAAAGGTATCAAGCCAAAAGACAATATCGATATAACAAGAATTATGAATATCACCATAGAGCTAGGAGCAGCTGGGCTTCGTGGCGTGCCTTATGTGATTGAGCGATAGAGGTTAAGTGCCATTTGGTGTCAAATCACAGAATCTAGATTCTATATCATTTTTGTCGTCATTGCGAGACTTCCGCTAAGAAGTCGTGGCAATCTAGTAAAACTAGAATCTAATCTGTCATTCTTAAGCGCAAGCGAAAAATCCAGAAATAAAAAAATAAGAAAAGAGATAAATTAGATTCTATGGATTGCCACGCAAGGATAAACCTTGCTCGCAATGACAAGCCTGCCCTGTCATTGCGAGGACGACAGGACGAAGCAAAAGAGAATCCAAAAATAGAGAATTTTTACACGCTCTTTTGTGTCTGCATAGAATCTATCTTTATTGTCATGTCTTAAGGAGTGCATAGCACGACTAAAGAATCCAGAAAAAAGCAATAAATAGAAATAAAAAAATCAAGTCTGCATAAGCAAAGCCTAGATTCTTCGGCAAGCCTCAGAATGAAGAGGTAATGCGTCATTGCGAGCAAAATTTTCAAATTTTGCGTGGCAATCTGCTTTTTGATTTTAGATTCTATAAAAACAAAAAGAGCGTGTAAAAATTCTAGATTTTAAGATGAGTTTGCAAGGGTTTGCAAGAGCTTGATAAATTGTGAAGTTTTGAGCAAGGAGATAAGGCTAATCGCCTATCGACGAAGTAAAAAACAAACTCATAGCTTAAAATCGCTTAAAAGCCAGGATTTAGATTCTAGAATCTAGCTTTAAATCGCGACTACTCCCACACGATAGCAACAAGTGCGGTAAATGGATTAGGCCCATCGCTGCTTGCACTCTCTCCGCCAAATGGACGCAGATCAAGCACACTCATAAGTAAGCCCATTTTCTTTCTATCATCAAGATAGCCAGAAAGACATTCTTCTAAGCATTTTGGCGCGGATTCTATATCTTTGAGATTAGGCTTTCCTTTTGGCGCATACACAAGCGGAATCACAAAAAGCGCAACTTTAAAGCTCGCACCATTAGCCAAAGAAACCATCTCCACTTTAGCACTTTTTATGTCTTTGAGTTGATTGAGTGCTTTTTGTATGCGCTCACAACACGCACTATCAAACTTCCAGCGCGCATTTTCGCTGATATTAAGCCAAAGTTTTTTGGATTCTATATAGGCTTCAAATTGCTTATTTGTGCTCATACACCAAAAATCTACAAACCGCCATTTATCCTTAGGCTTGCTTTCTTTGCCCTCGCTTGACATTGGCTGCTTGATATCAACGTGGCATTCACTCCAAGCATAAGGCGTGAGCGAATGGATTGCGTAAGAGATACTAGAATAGGCCTTTTTCTCCTCATAGGCAAGCGGAAACTCGCCGATGTCCTCATAGATTCTAAGATTTAGCACAAAAACCTGCTCGCCAAGCTCTTTAAAAAAGCCCTTAAAAGCCCGCCCATTTGTAAGGCTATCAGATTTGTAGTAAGAATCTAGTAGCCTCACATTTGCATTGCTTGGAAGTTGGTAGGTCATGATTAAATATCCTTTTTAAACTTTTTCTTTATATTTGACATCGCCTTCGCTCTCATAACCACAACTCTTGCATTTCCAAGTGATCCTTTTAACGCCCACTCGATAATGTTCCTTCTTGTTGTTTGCGATTTTAGAGATAGTGGATTCTGTAATAGTTTTTGTATCTAGATAGTCTATACAAAAAACTTTACCACATTTTGGGTATTTGCTTTGATTTTGAAAATACATTATCATAAGATTTCCAACAGGCACGCAAACAATAATAGCAATAATGCCAACCCAAAAAGCTCCACCAAACTCCATTGGTTTATCATCTAACATTTGTTAGCTTCTTAAAGCTTGCAAGATTTTATTGAGATTATCTTTTTTGATCCCCTTCCATACAAGAAACAAATCCACTATTATCCACACCAAGCCAATCCAATACATTATTGCTCCTAAACAAGTTACAATATCTATTTTACCTGCATCGCCTATAGCTGCTATATCAACCTATGACAAGCACAAGCTTAATAATACCAAGCAATGTATCGCCTTTATAAAATCTATCTGCTCCAAAACCACCCAAAAAAATTCCTAGCACAAGTCCTACAATCTTTGACTTAAAAGGTATTAGATTAAGTCTATTGGCTTTGTCTTGTGAGAGATTAGCAAGCTCATTTTGTAGCATATATGTTGATTCTTGTGGGATTTTATCCTGCCGCACTGCAAGTAAAGTTTGCACCTGATTAGATTCCATTTGTTACTCCTTAATTTGAATTGAGTCCAAGATCAAAACACTACATAACTTAAAAAACATCAAAGGAATATTTCCTTATATAAACTCAATATCAAGCAATTATTACTTTGTTATAAATTATGAGAAAAATTACTACACTTTTTCAAAAACCTCAAGGATTGTATGTCTAAATATGATAAGTTGCGCACATCTAAGCTCTCTCAGCGTGATATTGCAGGGATTTTGCAGATTGATACAAAGCCACTTTAGAATTGGCGTAAAAATAAGCCCGAACTTTATGCAATCGTAATGCTTAGATTTCGCTTCAAAGAATTGCTTGAGCTACAAAAAGCGCACTATGAAGAGTTGCAAGAGATAGAAAAAAGGTTTTATACCCGAAAAATCCAGCAATTAAACAAAAAGTATAGATTCGCAGAATCCAAACCCCCTCATTATCCCCTCTTGCCTATTTATTCCACCCGCCAATCAAAAGGAGTCTTGCCTGCTTGCTGCAAAATCTGCTGGGCTTTAAGAAACACTCCACTACCTACAAATCCCCTTGCCAATGGGCTTGGGTGCGGGGCTGTGATGATAAAGTGCTTGCGCGTGTCTATGAGCGGAATTTTTTGCTTCGCATAATTTCCCCAAAGCATAAAAATAATGCCCTCGCGCTGCGTTGAAAGGCGAGTGATAACCGCATCGCTAAACTTCTCCCAGCCAAAAGATTTATGAGAGCTTGCCATTCCTTTTTGCACGCTAAAAATAGAATTTAATAACAATGCTCCCCTTTTCGCCCACGCGGTGAGATCGCCTGTATTTGGCATTACAAGCCCTAAGCTTTGCTCTAGCTCTTTATAGATATTTTTTAGACTTGGTGGTATAGGCACACATCGTGGCACACTAAAGCTTAGCCCCATAGCTTGCGGAATCTCACGCAAAACCCCGCAATCATTATACATATAGCTTCCATGATAGGGATCTTGCCCCAAAATAACGATTTGGACTTTGTGCGGAGGTGTGAGATTAAAGGCATTAAATGTAAGCTCTCGTGGTGGAAAAATAATCTGTCGTTGCGCTATGGCGTGATTATAATGTTTGATAATTTCCTTAAAATATGGCTTTTCAAACTCATCGCCTAAAAATTCTATCCATTCAGGGCTTAGTGTTTTGGGAATTGACATTGCGTTTATATAGCGTTAAACCCAACGCTTTTTCCTCCATCAAAGTTGCCGCTTATCTCGCGCTTGATTTCTTCGATAAAGTCATTTTTGCTAAATACAGGACGTTCTCTTGTAGCGACTTTGTAGGCGGTATTTTTGATGATGAGTGCGATTTGAGCCCCGCTAAGATCATACTCACAAAGCTCTTTTGAGAGTGAATGAATCGTATCATTTTTGGCATATGTGGCGTTTTGTGGAAGGTATTTTTTCCAGATAGATTCTCTTTGTTCTTGTGTTGGACGCCTAAATTCTATTTTGTAATTAAATCGCCTTGAAAATGCAGAATCTATGGTCTCTATCAAGTTTGTTGTCGCGATGAGGATTCCGCTAAATTTCTCAATCTGCTCCAAAAAAATATTTTGCATTTGGTTATGCATTTTTTCTGTGGCATTGCCACTGCTAGCGCGCAAGCTCAAAAACTGATCCGCCTCATCGAGCAAAAGCACAGGTTCGTTTTTGATTTTTTTGGAGATTTCTTTGTAATCATCAAAAATTTTTCTGACATTTTTTTCAGATTCTCCGACATACATTGAGAGGATTTTAGAGCAATCAAAGCTTAGAATCTGCTTTTTGAGAGCTTTTGCCAAGCCTAATGCGCTTAATGTTTTGCCAGTCCCCGGAGGTCCAAAAAACAAAATCTTTGCCTCAATGCCCTTATTTTTGTCTTTGATTCCCCATTCTTTGAGCCTTGCTATGACCCTAGAATCCACTTGCTGCAAAATAGATTCTAGCATACTTTGCGTGTGTGGGGGCAGGATAATGTCTTTGAGGCTTGTTTTTGGCTCTAAAAGCTCAAAGACTTCTTGATTTTTGATTACAGATGCAAGGGTTGTGCGCGGGGTGGTTTTTTTGGCATTTTGGTGTGTGATTTTTTGGAGTATTTCTTCTGGGATAAAAAATGTGCGGATAATTCCACCAAAAGGATTAAGCATTTCATCATAATCGATAAGGTTTTTTTGGATAAGGGGCGATTTTTCATCAAGCAAAGAGCGGTTTTTGATTTTGTCGTATTCATCGATACTAATAAGCTCTATGAGGGTATTCATCTCTCTATAAATGCCATCGCCACCGGCGTATTCT carries:
- a CDS encoding ATP-binding protein, giving the protein MQYLNDFLKHKDIKKTAIYPHLKCSADEARILLFMTKMLFEGSNEIEILQLLKACFGNEQNTIIAHLPKIKNLLDSGWIISSGFIRTKDWTLLELLSTEVCLSPSFYRLLEEGSPKIDIPEITPYSDHLEFLKDQFLRIDMLKKINLDSKGLSVSRMTHQLKIIEERIKARLAITTANISVLHLIKENNLNFKEEIIFFALLKEEYAGGDGIYREMNTLIELISIDEYDKIKNRSLLDEKSPLIQKNLIDYDEMLNPFGGIIRTFFIPEEILQKITHQNAKKTTPRTTLASVIKNQEVFELLEPKTSLKDIILPPHTQSMLESILQQVDSRVIARLKEWGIKDKNKGIEAKILFFGPPGTGKTLSALGLAKALKKQILSFDCSKILSMYVGESEKNVRKIFDDYKEISKKIKNEPVLLLDEADQFLSLRASSGNATEKMHNQMQNIFLEQIEKFSGILIATTNLIETIDSAFSRRFNYKIEFRRPTQEQRESIWKKYLPQNATYAKNDTIHSLSKELCEYDLSGAQIALIIKNTAYKVATRERPVFSKNDFIEEIKREISGNFDGGKSVGFNAI
- the fliE gene encoding flagellar hook-basal body complex protein FliE, coding for MEEIKNIGLAPNLSTHSKTSHISTQSKDSGEFSKMLKKSIDELNQVQETSDRALADMASGQLKDLHQAAIAIGKAETSMKLMLEVRNKALSAYKEILRTQV
- the flgC gene encoding flagellar basal body rod protein FlgC is translated as MNFFNSFDISGYGLSAQRIRANLISANIANANTTRTDEGGPYRRQMISFRAFDFNKLLNEKLGKNSNNTEYEDPLNEGDLGELPKPAIMGVYVDKIIRDDRQPLMKYEPSHPDANSEGYVAYPNINPVVEMADLIEATRAYQANVAAFQSAKNMASNAILMMQA
- the flgB gene encoding flagellar basal body rod protein FlgB, which produces MVSFAVESKIYPLVYKALDYRSFRQDLIASNIANQDTPFYRPRDIEFTQTLATQEAEILDHKAPQILQMAQTSSKHLSLENSSVSKSVYKPDLFFRDGHLARNDGNSVDLDIETTELGKNSVVYQALTTALKKHKGLLNYAIEAGKNI
- the ung gene encoding uracil-DNA glycosylase, with translation MSIPKTLSPEWIEFLGDEFEKPYFKEIIKHYNHAIAQRQIIFPPRELTFNAFNLTPPHKVQIVILGQDPYHGSYMYNDCGVLREIPQAMGLSFSVPRCVPIPPSLKNIYKELEQSLGLVMPNTGDLTAWAKRGALLLNSIFSVQKGMASSHKSFGWEKFSDAVITRLSTQREGIIFMLWGNYAKQKIPLIDTRKHFIITAPHPSPLARGFVGSGVFLKAQQILQQAGKTPFDWRVE
- a CDS encoding peptidoglycan D,D-transpeptidase FtsI family protein, which encodes MDDKINKSQCILIIFAFLCLALLIFIIVLYFKIILPRKMPTLIIQKNDVAVRGSVLTQDNYSLARSKKLYKLGFNPRSIDPDKKELFVKLLSIYSDIPESTIQEALKQPKYRILSYAISPNTAANLKTLNAKLLTYNVFQDYEDESGKLIQKMGLSVEVSGVDREYPYENLLEPIVGYTQKDQNGDMTIPKGVGGIEKFQETTLRAISDGFITGKRDIGFNVIYNKISQSQKRLDGFDVRLGISLRLQQQIEEILDSVFQQYQSEEIIAGILNPTNGQILALATTNRFNPKAIKKEQYPNLNIKAIESFEPGSTIKPLVYSLLIEKKLINPLAHIDLNNGYYRVGKYMIRDDVIMPKNPTIEDVLLRSSNVGMVKLSMLLSGKEFYDGLRDFGLAQLTGIDLPYEKDGIIPSIRELSQESSAAKASASYGYKIRVTFMQLLRSYGVFLNGGFLVTPHITQNFIAPDGQIYVPTLPQPKQVLSSLSAKKIEELLVRIVENGTGKAAKVEGIIVGGKTGTARVATTSGYGETYTGSFFGFAKDRENTYIIGVVAFGSHGKHYYGGQTAAPIFKHIVEAMVTQGYLKLQKDKK
- a CDS encoding TM2 domain-containing protein, which encodes MESNQVQTLLAVRQDKIPQESTYMLQNELANLSQDKANRLNLIPFKSKIVGLVLGIFLGGFGADRFYKGDTLLGIIKLVLVIG